From the genome of Candidatus Poribacteria bacterium, one region includes:
- a CDS encoding aminotransferase class V-fold PLP-dependent enzyme — protein sequence MKNEVIVQTCHRNVYDHAIRMVGVKMIEVDTKDELKAALNERTAMLFVFGDAEERGQITTKEMAEIGHAHGVPTFVDAAAERPDVPNWYLKQGADAVAYSGGKCLRGPQASGLVLGRKDLLQAAFLNGAPHHALARPMKAGKEEIMGLLAAVEQWIERDHKAEWKEWERWLGVITDIVKDFDSVTTTIRERGSRSNVAPVLEINWDAETVGINGTAVASQLSAGEPRIELNGNENGISIMPYMMEEGEDEIVAARIGEVLNSSQK from the coding sequence CGAGGTTATTGTCCAAACCTGCCATCGGAACGTCTATGACCATGCAATCCGTATGGTCGGTGTCAAGATGATTGAGGTTGACACGAAAGACGAGCTCAAAGCTGCCCTCAATGAGCGGACTGCGATGCTCTTCGTTTTCGGAGATGCCGAGGAACGAGGTCAGATAACGACAAAAGAAATGGCAGAAATTGGTCACGCACATGGCGTTCCGACCTTTGTGGACGCGGCAGCAGAACGACCCGATGTGCCCAATTGGTATCTTAAGCAGGGTGCTGATGCCGTCGCCTATAGTGGTGGCAAATGCCTTCGAGGACCTCAAGCCTCTGGCTTGGTTTTAGGGCGCAAGGATTTACTTCAGGCGGCTTTTCTCAATGGCGCACCCCATCATGCACTGGCACGTCCAATGAAAGCTGGTAAAGAGGAAATCATGGGGCTATTGGCAGCGGTGGAGCAGTGGATAGAAAGAGATCATAAAGCAGAATGGAAAGAATGGGAGCGATGGTTGGGAGTTATTACGGACATTGTGAAAGATTTTGACTCCGTGACGACTACAATCCGTGAACGTGGTAGCAGATCGAATGTCGCACCGGTGCTTGAGATCAACTGGGATGCCGAGACAGTAGGAATCAACGGCACAGCGGTCGCAAGTCAGCTGTCGGCAGGTGAGCCTCGGATTGAACTCAACGGCAATGAGAACGGTATTTCTATCATGCCCTACATGATGGAAGAAGGCGAAGACGAAATTGTTGCAGCTCGGATTGGTGAAGTTCTCAATTCGTCTCAGAAGTAA